From Campylobacter upsaliensis, the proteins below share one genomic window:
- a CDS encoding ArsS family sensor histidine kinase — translation MNRSSIFYTITFIFLFAGVSVTLGFLWLIAYDQQNYTRELNAKYSLIANVKLLQLNGMINEKEFEEQTKAYNKMIRIEDEKELQGILKQGEVLEKVAIDKGRVEIISYKDAVYLNIVYDDEIYLYEDQEYQSYRYFIIKVIGVAVFIMLILLYFFTLKKLKPLRALKKQIDRFARGKLNEVENVSTGNDEISQVSEAFYRAILQIIKLNQSRQFFLRNMMHELKTPITKGLITLEMLEDDKYKERLEGIFNRLEILINEFAAIEQITSGAAFINRKKYNILDILDEAKEISMRDESSMRIFMGESFFVNVDFKLFTTAIKNMIDNGIKHSLDGFVQIDIMEDYICFKNRGDELNNTLEYYTQAFTQGSKQKSSFGLGLYIVNTILESHNMKLDYAYEDGVNLFYFRGLKEIIIGES, via the coding sequence ATGAACCGCTCGTCCATTTTTTATACTATAACTTTCATTTTTCTTTTTGCTGGAGTGAGTGTAACGCTTGGCTTTTTGTGGCTTATAGCCTATGACCAGCAAAACTACACAAGAGAGCTTAATGCCAAATACTCTCTTATTGCTAATGTCAAGCTTTTGCAACTTAATGGTATGATAAATGAAAAAGAATTTGAAGAGCAAACTAAAGCCTACAATAAAATGATAAGAATTGAAGATGAAAAAGAACTTCAAGGTATTTTAAAACAGGGTGAAGTTTTAGAAAAAGTTGCCATAGATAAGGGTAGAGTGGAGATCATTTCCTATAAAGATGCGGTTTATTTAAATATAGTTTATGATGATGAAATTTATCTCTATGAAGACCAAGAATATCAAAGCTACCGTTATTTTATCATTAAGGTTATAGGGGTTGCTGTTTTTATTATGCTTATTTTGCTTTATTTTTTTACACTTAAAAAATTAAAGCCTTTAAGAGCTTTAAAAAAGCAAATTGACCGCTTTGCACGAGGCAAACTTAATGAAGTCGAAAATGTCAGCACGGGAAATGATGAAATTTCACAAGTATCCGAGGCTTTTTATCGTGCCATCTTGCAAATCATAAAGCTTAATCAATCGCGGCAATTTTTCTTAAGAAATATGATGCACGAGCTAAAAACACCTATCACAAAAGGACTTATAACGCTTGAAATGCTTGAAGATGATAAGTATAAAGAAAGACTTGAGGGGATATTTAATCGCCTTGAAATTTTAATTAATGAATTTGCGGCGATTGAGCAAATTACTTCGGGTGCAGCCTTTATTAACCGCAAAAAATACAATATTTTAGACATTTTAGACGAAGCTAAAGAAATTTCTATGCGTGATGAAAGCAGTATGCGTATTTTTATGGGGGAAAGTTTTTTTGTCAATGTTGATTTTAAGCTTTTCACCACAGCGATTAAAAATATGATTGACAATGGCATTAAGCATTCTCTTGATGGTTTTGTGCAAATTGACATTATGGAAGATTATATTTGTTTTAAAAATAGGGGCGATGAGCTTAATAATACCTTAGAATATTACACACAAGCCTTTACGCAAGGCTCAAAACAAAAATCAAGCTTTGGACTTGGACTTTATATTGTAAATACTATACTTGAAAGCCATAATATGAAGCTTGATTATGCTTATGAGGACGGAGTGAATTTATTTTATTTTAGAGGTTTAAAAGAGATTATCATAGGCGAATCTTGA
- a CDS encoding agmatine deiminase family protein, with amino-acid sequence MIKSIAEWSEQECLMLALPHKNTDWKPYLSEIIEAYKEFVKTASHFQKLLLIAPNDEDFTPFKEFDNVEFFKCETNDTWIRDFGAIDVLENGRLKALDFTFNAWGGKFQSDLDNALNTKLFKEKFQTRLEKCDFILEGGSIDFNGAGTMLTSSFCLLNSNRNVNLNQAKIEEKLKNYFGLERIIWLENGFIKGDDTDRHIDTLARFIDENTIAYCICEDEKDEHYAPLKAMEKELLKTNFNLIPLPIPKPLFYEDRRLGATYANFVFINNALIVPFYKDENDEVVQKRLQAHLKNREVIGVDARVFLRQNGSLHCSCQNRFKGPR; translated from the coding sequence ATGATAAAATCAATCGCCGAATGGAGTGAGCAAGAGTGTTTAATGCTTGCTTTACCGCATAAAAATACAGACTGGAAGCCTTATTTAAGTGAAATTATTGAAGCCTATAAGGAATTTGTAAAAACTGCAAGTCATTTTCAAAAGCTTTTGCTTATAGCACCAAATGATGAGGACTTTACGCCCTTTAAAGAATTTGACAATGTGGAATTTTTTAAATGTGAAACAAATGATACTTGGATAAGAGATTTTGGTGCGATTGATGTGCTTGAAAATGGGAGATTGAAAGCTCTTGATTTTACCTTTAATGCTTGGGGAGGTAAATTTCAAAGCGATTTAGATAATGCCCTTAACACTAAGCTTTTTAAGGAAAAATTTCAAACTAGGCTTGAAAAATGTGATTTTATTTTAGAGGGTGGGAGCATTGATTTTAATGGAGCTGGCACAATGCTAACAAGCTCTTTTTGTCTGCTTAACTCAAATCGTAATGTGAATTTAAATCAGGCAAAGATAGAAGAAAAGCTTAAGAATTATTTTGGACTTGAAAGAATTATCTGGCTTGAAAATGGCTTTATAAAAGGCGATGATACGGACAGGCACATTGATACCTTAGCGCGTTTTATCGATGAAAATACCATAGCTTACTGCATTTGCGAAGATGAAAAGGACGAGCATTACGCACCCTTAAAAGCTATGGAAAAAGAGCTTTTAAAAACAAATTTTAATCTTATCCCTCTTCCTATCCCAAAGCCTTTATTTTACGAGGACAGAAGACTTGGAGCAACTTATGCAAATTTTGTTTTTATCAACAACGCTCTTATTGTGCCTTTTTATAAGGATGAAAATGATGAAGTGGTGCAAAAAAGACTCCAAGCTCACTTAAAAAATCGCGAAGTTATCGGTGTCGATGCAAGGGTATTTCTAAGACAAAATGGCTCCTTACATTGCTCTTGTCAAAACCGCTTTAAGGGACCTAGATGA